The Elusimicrobiota bacterium region CCCATCAGATTGCCCACCTATTTGGAAAGCGATTTGACAACCCAACTTGCAAGGACTGCGGACAATTAAGCCACTGCCTCCCTGATAATATAGATCCATATGCTCAGGAACTTGCCAAGAAATTACTTGCCCGTAGAAGAGCAGCATGAACATCCCGTGATTTACCAAGAAGCGAAGGACATTAATAAAGCCGCGCAAAGACTGCAAAGCCTAATTCAATCTCTCCGCACCAAAAAGCATATCGCACTCACCGTCGAAGTGTGCTCCTTGTGCAATTTGCATTGTCGCTTTTGCGATCTCCACTCAGGCCGGCTAAAGGATGTTGAGAACCAGAAAGGGCTGATGCGCGAGGAGCTTTATCAGGCCATCCTCAAAAACATTGCGAACCTGGGGTATAAGCTCAAAGTCATCCATTTTCAGGGTAATGGAGAACCCTTACTGCATCGGAATTTCCCCGAGATGGCCCGCATGGCCTGCGACATGGGAATTTCTGAGAGGTATGTGCTGGCAACCAACGGCACCCTAATGAATGAGGGTGTCTTCGATCGGCTCTTGAGCAGCGGGTTAAATGAGATACATGTTTCTCTTGATACGGCCGATCCGGCAAAATATCTCAAGGTCAAAGGAAAGGATTTATCCCGAAAAGTAATCGCAAACATCGACTACGCAATCCGTCGCATTTCAACCCAGCGACACCTAAAGTTGTTCATCAAGATTCCGGTTCCCACACCGGAAGGGGATTACGGCCTGACTGATGCGGATGCGAAAAATGCCATTCAGCGGTTTGCCAAGGTCGAAGCGCCCAATGTCGAAATAAAATTAATGCCGCTTGCACTACAGAATGACGGGCTGTTGCTGAAGAGGAAGGGGCATACACAACCCTGCGAGCAAGTGTTCTATATGGCTTACATTAAGTTCGATGGTCGCGTCTCAATTTGCTGCGTTGATATTCACGACGATTTGCACATTGGGAGGCTTCCTGACCAGTCTTTGTCAGAAATATTGACAGGTGATGCTTTGCGGAACATCCGCCAGACTCACATTGAGGGGAGAGTGAAGGGAATCCCTCTCTGCTATTATTGCGGAAGCCGGACCGCCGTTGATCTTAGCTCGCATGCTGACGAAATACGGAAATACATATGAAGGGCGCCAGTGAGAAGCCGCTGCGAATCCTTTTCATTGTGCTTCCATACCTTGTTCAGAGCAAAGAGAGGGCGAATAACAATACGCGGAGTGTCCTGGCCTTCCCGTACGGGGTGCTGTCCATTATTTCTTATCTCAACGCTAATGCGGGCGTCCGCCCGGATATCGCCATTTTGGATCTGAACCTATATCCTCCAGAAGACCGGTCCAACATTATTGAGCGACAATTGCGCACACAAAAGCCAAACATCGCCGCCATCTCCATGATGTTTGATCTATCGTATAGGCACCTTGCGTCGATATCTAAGCAGGTCAAAGACCATGACCCACAGACCCTGGTCCTCCTTGGAGGCGCGGCAGCCACAGTGTCCTGGAATATGATTCCTCAGGAGCAAGAGAATGTGGATGCCCTCTGTTACGCTGAGGGAGAATACACCTTGCGCAGGCTGGTGGAAGCTTCCGATTTTGCAGAGACACTGGCAACTGATTCTGCGTGGGTCACACGCCAATCATTGGCCGCCCATCAGATTCCACAAGGTCGATATGTTGACAACCTCAATGAGGTCATCAATATCGACTACGGATTGCTCGATACCAAGTCCTACAGCATGAAGGAGGCGTTCTCTCCGTTTTCATCCATCAGCCGCTCCACAGAGGTCCGGCAATTCTTTCTGGTCACCTCCAGAGGTTGTCCATTCAAATGTGTCTTTTGCTCTGAACCGTCATTCCATGGCAAGACCATGCGCTACGCGGATGTTGATGTCCTCATTGGGCATGTGAGACATCTCGTGAAGACCTATGGGATGAATGTTCTCACTATCTATGACGATCAGATCCTCTTGAATCGCCCCCGCGCCAAAGAGTTTTTTCGTCAGCTCGCCCAATTCAAGATTCGTGTCGAGACTCCCAATGGCTTGTCTGTAGCATTCATTGATTCTGAGATGGCAATGCTCATGCGGCAAGCCGGACTCGATACAGTTCCCCTAGCCGTTGAATCGGGCTCAGCCCGAATGTTGCATGACGTCATTCATAAGCCCTTGAGGCTCGACCAAGTGAAGCCGGTCGTAGACGCGCTCCATCGCAACGACATTTTTGTCCAAGGGTACTTTGTAGTCGGCTTACCAGGTGAGCGTGAAGAGGACCGCACGGAGACGGTGCGTTTCATTAAGGAAGTAGGCCTGGATTGGAGCGGCTTCAATCTGGCCACGCCACTGCGAGGAAGCGAGCTATACCGGATTTGCAGAGAGAGGGGGTATATCGACCCGAACTATGGCATCGGCGACCTGGGCATGCATGACTACGTTATCAGAGTGCCCGGCATCGACCCCGCATATATAAAGAAGCGCAGGTACCTTATGAACCTTGAAGTTAATTTCGTGGACAACTACAGAATGAGGGTGCGCGATTACAGGACAGCCGTGTTATGCTTCGAGGATGTCATCGCAAGATATGAGGACCATGCCTTCGCCCACTACTATCTCGCCAAAGCTTATGAGTCCATGGCGGGGGATGCCGAGTGCGCAAAGATGCACCATCGCCGATTCATCGATTTGGTCAACAAAGACGCCATGTGGCGAGAACACGCACAAGTGTTCGGTCTGCCCGTAGGAGAACCTCGAATTGGCACGCCCCACTCGAATTAAGGTAGTTCACGTCACGGCCCACCTCGGCGGAGGCGTTGGCAGGATTCTTTCACGTGTTACTGCGCAGCAAGCAAAGGATAATGCCGGCATAGAGAGCACGGTTGTCTGTCTTGAGCCGACAGAGAAAGGCTACGCTGAGCGTCTCATGCTCGAGGCTGGCATCAGACTAGCGGTGTCTCCGAAGCCAGACCAATTCGAAAACCTACTTCGTGAAGCTGACATAGTGCAGATCGATTGGTGGCCGCACCCCTTACATGCCAAATGGCTATGCACGAGAAGTGGCCTGCGCGCCCGCTTGATAATTTGGTGCCATACCTTAGGGTTGCATTATCCAGGGATACCTGCGACCTTGCCATTCTTGCCGCATGCATTCCTTTTCACCACTCCCGTTTCACTCAAGCTGGCGAACCTCAAAAATCCAAGATGCACGCCAGGAAGTGAAAACATTATTGATTTTGTGCATAGTTCCGGAGGGTTCGACGACCTCCCATCCACTTTGAAGAGCGCCCGGCCCAATCGACTTGTGTATGGCTATCTGGGCACGCTGAACTTTGCGAAATTACATCCCAATATAACGAGTTACCTGAAAGCTGTCAGCGTTCCAGATTTCTCCGTAGATTTTTATGGGGACACATCTTCGAATATGCAGCTTAAGGCCCTCGCAGAGGCCGCCGGGATTACAAAACGGGTGAATATGCGCGGCTATACTGACCACCCCTATGAAGCGTTAGCAGGCATGGACATATTCGTATATTTGCTGAACCCTTGCCATTATGGGACTACCGAGAACGCATTGTTGGAAGCCATGGCCTCCTCTGTTGTTCCGGTAGTTTTGAACAATCCTGTCGAATCATCCATTGTCTGTGATGGGAAGACTGGCCTTGTCGTTGATTCTCCAACCTCCTTTTCCAAAGCGATTTCCTTCTTAGCCGACAATCCAACTGAAAGGCTAAGGCTGGGGGCCGCAGCTCGACTTGAAACATTGTCGCGGTTCTCCCTGAAGTCAACGGCAGAGAAGTTGCGCGCGCATTATTGCCGCGTAATGGACATGGATAGGAGAGACTTTGAATTTACTCATATTTTTGGAAGCTCTCCATCAGAATGGTTTGCATCTTGCTTGGGAAAATATCGCCCCTTTTTTGATGACGCCGACGGTGTTTCTTTACGGGCTCAAAGACTGCAGAATCCTCTGCTTTATGAGAAATCAAAGAGTTCCGCCGCCCACTTCCTTCGCTACTTCCCAGATGACGCTCGCCTGAAGGCATGGACTACCATGTTGGAGAATGACCTTGCATCGATTAGCGCCTAATCTCAAACACGCCTTGTCTGCTGTTCAAAGGCTTTCCAGCAGTCGCCCTGCCAGACCCCCTCTGACAGGCGCCGAGGATGAGGTTGTGCTGTATGGTGCTGGCAAACTAGGCGAATTGGCCCTCAATTTCCTTACAGCGATCAATGTCCCGGTCAGGTATGCCATCGATCGCGCCGCACAGAAAGGGATGACGCTTGGTCATGGTATCTCTGTCCGCGGGTTAGCCCATAGGCCCAAGAAAGATCACGCCTTAATCCTGGTCACCACGGCAAGCGCACCATACACCCTCATCAAGAAGGAGCTGAATAGGCTTGGTTGGATGCGCGTCTTACCGTTCTACGATTTCGCGTTACAGTTCAACCAACAACATCCCCTTAATAACGGCTGGTTTGCCGGACCCCTAACCGCAGAAGACAAACTCGGCATCCGAACTGTCTTGGCCTCCCTGGCCGATGCGCATTCCCGCGCAGCATATCTGCAGTTTCTCGCATGGCGGCTGTTGCGCGAAGATTGGATTTATGATGGCGCACCCGTCATACCGCATGAAAGGTATTTCATTAAGCCGGTCATCAATAGCCTTACGGAGAATGAGGATTTCATCGATGTCGGAGCGTATGACGGCTGTGTGCTGTTCCAGCTATTGCAGTGTGTCAGGAACAGGCTGTCCTCCGCTCTGATGATAGAGCCGGACAGAAGAAATGTCGCCCGGCTGAGAAATTCGTTGGCTAAGTTGCATCCGGCTATCCGATCGAAGGTCACCATATTGCCAGTAGCCCTCTCTAATCTGACAGGTGAAGTCCATTTCAGCCATGGCTTCGGTATGGCATCACGTCTATTCGAGTCTGCAAAAGACTTAGTCAAGAGCATCAGATTAGATGATCTGGACGCCCCTGTATCCTTCATCAAATTGCATGTCGAAGGAGGGGAATACGACGCAATCCTGGGGGGACAAAAAACGCTTCGTCGCTGTCAGCCCATTGTCACAGCCACGGCCTATCATAACCGCAATGGGCTATGGAAGACTCCCCTGCTCTTGGCCCAGACCCTGCCTGAGCATACCTTCTATTTCAGACTGCATACATGGTGCGGAACGGGTGCCGTCTATTATGCACTCCCCCGGCACCGCTCACAAGCTCGAGACTACTTGCCTTGCTGATTTATGTAGCCGATTCCGAGATTCCGCTATGAATACTATCAAAACAAATATATTAGCCAACTTCTGCGGCAGTGTTTGGACTGCGCTGATGGGACTGGTCTTTGTGCCGCTCTATATACATTTCTTGGGTATCGAGGCATACGGGCTGATGGGCATCTTTGGCACAGTCTTGGCGCTCTTTGGATTGCTCGACATGGGGCTGAGCATCACCCTGAACCGGGAAATGGCACGACTGGCGGTGCAAGAAGGAAAGTCCCAGGAGATGAGGGATCTGGTGAGGACATTGGAGATTCCCTATTGGCTGATCGGCCTATTCATCAGCATCATCGTCATTGTATTGTCCCCGTTCATTGCCTACCACTGGGTGAACGCTGAAAAGCTGTCTCCCAAAACAGTGCGAACCGCCATCACGCTAATGGGATTGGCGGTGGCTTTTCAATGGCCGATAAGCTTTTACTCGGGCGGACTCATGGGACTCCAGCGGCAGGTCTTGCTAAACATCATCAACATTGTGATGGCAACCTTCCGCGGGTTGGGGGCAGTGTTGATCTTGTGGTTAGTTTCTTCCACAGTAGAGGCTTTTTTCCTATGGCAGATAGTCGTCAGCATCGTCAATATAGGATTGATAGTCTTTTCCCTCTGGCGAAGCCTGCCGCATGCTGCTGAGGCGCCGCGTTTCCGCCGCGAACTGCTGCTCAATATCTGGCGATTCGCCGCCGGCATGACCGGAGCCACCGTGTTGGTAACCATCCTCATGCAAATGGATAAAGTCATCCTGAGCCGCATGTTGAGCCTAACAATGTTTGGTTATTATGCCCTAGCCAGTACCGTCGCCATGACCCTAGGTCGTTTCGTCAGCCCGGTTTTCTCAGCCACTTACCCCCGATTGACGAATCTGGTCGCGTTGGGCGCCACGGAAGAGATTGTAAGACTGTATCACAAGAGCGCGCAGTTGATGTCAGTGCTCGTACTGCCTGCCGCCCTCGTGGTAGCGCTCTTCTCTAGGGAGATCCTGATGCTGTGGACCCGGAGCCCCGCAACAGCCGAGCACACCCACCTACTTGTGAGCATTCTTGTCATGGGCTCAGCCATAAATGGGATCCTAAACATCCCCTACGCGCTACAATTGGCCTCTGGGTGGACACGGCTTGTCGTTCTTGCCAACGTTGTGTCCGTTCTGCTCCTAGCGCCGCTCATGATTGTGCTTACAAAATGGTACGGCGCGGCGGGTGCGGCCAGCGTCTGGGTAATCCTGAATGTTGGGTACATGTTCATCAGCCTCCCGATCATGCACCGGCGCTTGCTGCCTACTGAGCAATGGCGCTGGTACTTCGAGGATGTCGGACGCCCTCTTGTCGCGGCGGTTGTGGTCGCTGTAATTGGGCGTTGTATCATCAAATCCGATTGGTCTCCATGGCTGCTCTTGGCAAGCTTGGGTACGGTGAGCGCAGGGACTCTTGTGGCTTCCGCCTGCGCCGCCAATCAGCTTGATGCGGTAGCGAGAGTAAAGTCGTTTTGGCTGCGTTTCAAATGGGATAGAGGATTCGTCCTGACCGCATGAATAACAATACCAAGAACCACCACTTCACCGTTGTAATACCGACGCGCGAGCGCTGCGACACATTAGAACATGCTCTCCATGCTTGCGTAATCCAGGACTACGATAATCTAGAGATCCTCGTCAGTGATAATTTCAGTCAGGATCGCACGCGTGAAGTAGTCGAATCTTTTAAGGATTCCAGAATCCGCTATATCAACACAGGCAAGCGGCTCAGCATGACGGACAACTTCGAGTTCGCGCTGTCGCATGTCCCGCCCAAAGGCTACGTCATATACATCGGTGATGACGATGGGCTTCTGCCCAATGCGATCCGTGCCATCAACGCCGTTATTGTTGAGACAGGGACACAGGTTCTGCGGTGGGACTTGGCAACTTATGCATGGCCGAATGCAGAGAACACCTATGCAAATCGACTGATTATCCCCTCTGTGGACTCAGGAACCACAATTCGGAATTCGGCGGACACGATTCAGAACGTATTGTCTTTCCAAGAGAACTTCATGTCCCTGCCCATGATGTATCTTAATTCGGCAATCGAGTATGGAGTAATAAAAAGGATAAAGGACTCTTCTGGAAGGTTCTATCATTCAATGACGCCTGATGTATACTCCGGATTTGCCATTGCTGGGACTGTTGTGAATTTTATTAATTCGAGTAGGCCCTACGTGATAGTGGGGATATCACATCATAGCAATGGACAAAGTGCGTCAGGTTTGTCTTTAACCGGGCCTGCAAAGATATTCTTGGCTGAAGATAATCTTCCCTTTCATCCCAATCTCGTTTTCTGCTTCAGTATGGATCAAGTTGTTATCGAGTGTTATTTACAGGCTCGGGATCATCTGCCACTTCCCTGGGGATTTAGGGTGGACATGGAGAAAATGATCTTCTTAATGATGAAGGACGCAGCCCCAAAGTCTCAAGACCTCTATATGTCAATTAAAAATGCTGTTTTGCAACTTGGGCAAATACATAACATCCCAGACGCTGCGCAACGGGCCATAGCCATCAATCCCATGAGGAAGCCTGGCTCCGGTCGAGAGCCAACATTCCGTAATTTCGGAAGGGCAGGTTTCCATTTGACACGTCTTTTGATAGAACATCTTCGCAGAGGGACTGTCTACATAGACTGCTCTTCTTTGAATGTCAAAAACATCTATGATGCCTCGCTTCTCTGCGGTCATATTCTTAGGCATAAAGATATGAGCATTCTTGGTTACTCAGTAGTGCTTCGATCCGCATTAGCTAACATTAATAGGCACTTGTTCCATAAGCAGAGCAGTCTTTGGAGACAAGCGTCGATGGAGGCCCTCGCTTGGCAGACAACACATTAGAGATGGTGTTGAGAGTGCCATTGGGACAATGGCGTGTCCATGATTGCGCCGAAGGATCCCCAAAATGATTGAAGTACTACAAGGGCCGGCACAGATTCAAGAGGCCGATGAGTTTCTTTCCAGGCACGCCCTGCCCAAGCACGCTTATAACGTTGAAAAGAATTGGGATCTTTTTCAACTTTATTCAATTGCAAGGCCCTTACCTTCAGAAATAAAGATTATAGATTTAGGCTGTGGAGGTCTATCAGCCTTAAAATTGTTATGCGCAATGGGATTTAAGAATTTATATGGCATAGATTTATATATGCCTCTCAAGAACTACTTCAGCCAATTTTTAATGATGCGGGATAAACGGTCTTTCAAAATGCCTTTCCATCTCCAAAAGGGGGATTTGACCAAAACCGGATTCCCGGACAAGATGTTTGATATGGCTGTTTGTGTTTCAGTCATAGAACATGGAGTGAACTTGGAGAACTTCTTTGTGGAAGTGGGCCGCCTGCTGAAACCCGGAGGAACATTATTCATTACTACTGATTATTGGGATCAGAAGATATTAATCAGCAAAAATAAGAAACCATTTGGGCTGGACTGGAAGATATTTTCTAAAGAAGAAGTCAAAGAGATGGTGGATGTTGCATATAAATATGGCTTTTCTTCTGACGACTCAACGTTGCCTTGCTCTTCGAATAAATGCGTTGCTTGGAATGGCCAGGAATACACATTCATCGTAATGGTGCTCACAAAACATATTT contains the following coding sequences:
- a CDS encoding glycosyltransferase family 4 protein; amino-acid sequence: MARPTRIKVVHVTAHLGGGVGRILSRVTAQQAKDNAGIESTVVCLEPTEKGYAERLMLEAGIRLAVSPKPDQFENLLREADIVQIDWWPHPLHAKWLCTRSGLRARLIIWCHTLGLHYPGIPATLPFLPHAFLFTTPVSLKLANLKNPRCTPGSENIIDFVHSSGGFDDLPSTLKSARPNRLVYGYLGTLNFAKLHPNITSYLKAVSVPDFSVDFYGDTSSNMQLKALAEAAGITKRVNMRGYTDHPYEALAGMDIFVYLLNPCHYGTTENALLEAMASSVVPVVLNNPVESSIVCDGKTGLVVDSPTSFSKAISFLADNPTERLRLGAAARLETLSRFSLKSTAEKLRAHYCRVMDMDRRDFEFTHIFGSSPSEWFASCLGKYRPFFDDADGVSLRAQRLQNPLLYEKSKSSAAHFLRYFPDDARLKAWTTMLENDLASISA
- a CDS encoding oligosaccharide flippase family protein, translating into MNTIKTNILANFCGSVWTALMGLVFVPLYIHFLGIEAYGLMGIFGTVLALFGLLDMGLSITLNREMARLAVQEGKSQEMRDLVRTLEIPYWLIGLFISIIVIVLSPFIAYHWVNAEKLSPKTVRTAITLMGLAVAFQWPISFYSGGLMGLQRQVLLNIINIVMATFRGLGAVLILWLVSSTVEAFFLWQIVVSIVNIGLIVFSLWRSLPHAAEAPRFRRELLLNIWRFAAGMTGATVLVTILMQMDKVILSRMLSLTMFGYYALASTVAMTLGRFVSPVFSATYPRLTNLVALGATEEIVRLYHKSAQLMSVLVLPAALVVALFSREILMLWTRSPATAEHTHLLVSILVMGSAINGILNIPYALQLASGWTRLVVLANVVSVLLLAPLMIVLTKWYGAAGAASVWVILNVGYMFISLPIMHRRLLPTEQWRWYFEDVGRPLVAAVVVAVIGRCIIKSDWSPWLLLASLGTVSAGTLVASACAANQLDAVARVKSFWLRFKWDRGFVLTA
- a CDS encoding class I SAM-dependent methyltransferase, giving the protein MIEVLQGPAQIQEADEFLSRHALPKHAYNVEKNWDLFQLYSIARPLPSEIKIIDLGCGGLSALKLLCAMGFKNLYGIDLYMPLKNYFSQFLMMRDKRSFKMPFHLQKGDLTKTGFPDKMFDMAVCVSVIEHGVNLENFFVEVGRLLKPGGTLFITTDYWDQKILISKNKKPFGLDWKIFSKEEVKEMVDVAYKYGFSSDDSTLPCSSNKCVAWNGQEYTFIVMVLTKHISSDSTADDMGGSPSQTKALRRAK
- a CDS encoding FkbM family methyltransferase, whose translation is MTLHRLAPNLKHALSAVQRLSSSRPARPPLTGAEDEVVLYGAGKLGELALNFLTAINVPVRYAIDRAAQKGMTLGHGISVRGLAHRPKKDHALILVTTASAPYTLIKKELNRLGWMRVLPFYDFALQFNQQHPLNNGWFAGPLTAEDKLGIRTVLASLADAHSRAAYLQFLAWRLLREDWIYDGAPVIPHERYFIKPVINSLTENEDFIDVGAYDGCVLFQLLQCVRNRLSSALMIEPDRRNVARLRNSLAKLHPAIRSKVTILPVALSNLTGEVHFSHGFGMASRLFESAKDLVKSIRLDDLDAPVSFIKLHVEGGEYDAILGGQKTLRRCQPIVTATAYHNRNGLWKTPLLLAQTLPEHTFYFRLHTWCGTGAVYYALPRHRSQARDYLPC
- a CDS encoding radical SAM protein yields the protein MLRNLPRNYLPVEEQHEHPVIYQEAKDINKAAQRLQSLIQSLRTKKHIALTVEVCSLCNLHCRFCDLHSGRLKDVENQKGLMREELYQAILKNIANLGYKLKVIHFQGNGEPLLHRNFPEMARMACDMGISERYVLATNGTLMNEGVFDRLLSSGLNEIHVSLDTADPAKYLKVKGKDLSRKVIANIDYAIRRISTQRHLKLFIKIPVPTPEGDYGLTDADAKNAIQRFAKVEAPNVEIKLMPLALQNDGLLLKRKGHTQPCEQVFYMAYIKFDGRVSICCVDIHDDLHIGRLPDQSLSEILTGDALRNIRQTHIEGRVKGIPLCYYCGSRTAVDLSSHADEIRKYI
- a CDS encoding radical SAM protein — translated: MKGASEKPLRILFIVLPYLVQSKERANNNTRSVLAFPYGVLSIISYLNANAGVRPDIAILDLNLYPPEDRSNIIERQLRTQKPNIAAISMMFDLSYRHLASISKQVKDHDPQTLVLLGGAAATVSWNMIPQEQENVDALCYAEGEYTLRRLVEASDFAETLATDSAWVTRQSLAAHQIPQGRYVDNLNEVINIDYGLLDTKSYSMKEAFSPFSSISRSTEVRQFFLVTSRGCPFKCVFCSEPSFHGKTMRYADVDVLIGHVRHLVKTYGMNVLTIYDDQILLNRPRAKEFFRQLAQFKIRVETPNGLSVAFIDSEMAMLMRQAGLDTVPLAVESGSARMLHDVIHKPLRLDQVKPVVDALHRNDIFVQGYFVVGLPGEREEDRTETVRFIKEVGLDWSGFNLATPLRGSELYRICRERGYIDPNYGIGDLGMHDYVIRVPGIDPAYIKKRRYLMNLEVNFVDNYRMRVRDYRTAVLCFEDVIARYEDHAFAHYYLAKAYESMAGDAECAKMHHRRFIDLVNKDAMWREHAQVFGLPVGEPRIGTPHSN
- a CDS encoding glycosyltransferase family 2 protein gives rise to the protein MNNNTKNHHFTVVIPTRERCDTLEHALHACVIQDYDNLEILVSDNFSQDRTREVVESFKDSRIRYINTGKRLSMTDNFEFALSHVPPKGYVIYIGDDDGLLPNAIRAINAVIVETGTQVLRWDLATYAWPNAENTYANRLIIPSVDSGTTIRNSADTIQNVLSFQENFMSLPMMYLNSAIEYGVIKRIKDSSGRFYHSMTPDVYSGFAIAGTVVNFINSSRPYVIVGISHHSNGQSASGLSLTGPAKIFLAEDNLPFHPNLVFCFSMDQVVIECYLQARDHLPLPWGFRVDMEKMIFLMMKDAAPKSQDLYMSIKNAVLQLGQIHNIPDAAQRAIAINPMRKPGSGREPTFRNFGRAGFHLTRLLIEHLRRGTVYIDCSSLNVKNIYDASLLCGHILRHKDMSILGYSVVLRSALANINRHLFHKQSSLWRQASMEALAWQTTH